One part of the Thermodesulfovibrio sp. 3462-1 genome encodes these proteins:
- a CDS encoding AarF/ABC1/UbiB kinase family protein: MNFFRIKKTYYSARRLQEIINVFIKHGFGQIIDQIHLGRFIALKKRIRSFGRWPSYKVPSLAERLRIAFEELGPTFIKLGQLLSSRPDIVSIAYAKEFKKLQDRVPPFETEKVYEIIEKELGVSIEKIFDSINPEPLGSASIAQVHEAVLKDGKEVIVKVRRPGIKQQIMLDLIILNSLAKLIEKHVPESKIFDPVGIVDEFSRSITKELDFRREARNAMIFRENFKDDPDVYIPYVFREFTTEKVLVMEKVEGLRIDDVDAIKEKGFDIEVLLKKLIEMYFKQIFDHGFFHGDPHPGNILVTENFQIALVDFGIVQRIDEKFKEAYANVALAIINQNTDKLITEYLKLGIIPEEIDKEKLKEELKEDIEELLFPIYTYRIEEIKISELIESIMKVALKHRLRFLPELLLIDKVLIMLEGLTRQLCPKISIIELLKPYAKKIISKRLHPEFYLNKTLKGLNEFKEAALNIPFQLKTLLRKAVKDEITVRMYHVNLPEFIKDIDKASNKIAFALIVSAMILSSAIMHATEVKPLIYGISLFGLITGVFAFFLGLWLIISIIRSGKL; this comes from the coding sequence ATGAATTTCTTTAGAATAAAAAAAACCTATTATTCAGCAAGAAGGCTTCAGGAAATAATTAATGTCTTTATAAAACATGGATTCGGGCAGATAATTGATCAGATTCATCTGGGGAGATTTATAGCTTTAAAGAAAAGAATAAGAAGTTTCGGAAGATGGCCATCCTATAAAGTCCCGAGTCTTGCTGAAAGACTGAGAATTGCCTTTGAGGAGCTTGGTCCTACTTTTATAAAACTTGGCCAACTTCTTTCATCACGACCAGACATTGTAAGCATTGCCTATGCAAAGGAATTTAAGAAACTTCAGGATAGGGTTCCTCCATTTGAAACAGAAAAAGTTTACGAAATCATTGAAAAAGAACTTGGAGTGAGCATTGAAAAAATTTTTGATAGCATTAATCCTGAGCCTCTTGGTTCTGCTTCAATTGCTCAGGTTCATGAAGCAGTACTAAAGGATGGTAAAGAGGTCATTGTAAAGGTGCGACGGCCAGGGATAAAACAACAGATTATGCTTGACCTTATAATACTTAACAGTCTTGCAAAACTTATTGAAAAACATGTTCCTGAAAGTAAAATTTTTGATCCTGTCGGAATTGTTGATGAGTTTTCGCGATCTATTACAAAGGAGCTTGATTTCAGAAGGGAAGCAAGAAATGCTATGATTTTCAGGGAAAATTTTAAAGATGACCCAGATGTTTATATCCCCTATGTCTTCAGAGAGTTTACTACAGAAAAAGTTCTTGTTATGGAAAAAGTTGAAGGACTAAGAATTGATGATGTAGATGCAATTAAAGAAAAAGGATTTGATATTGAAGTTCTTTTAAAAAAGCTAATTGAGATGTATTTTAAACAGATTTTTGATCACGGATTTTTCCACGGTGACCCACATCCTGGTAATATTCTTGTAACAGAAAACTTTCAGATAGCTCTTGTGGACTTTGGTATAGTTCAAAGAATTGATGAAAAATTCAAAGAAGCTTATGCAAATGTAGCACTGGCAATAATAAATCAGAACACTGACAAATTAATAACAGAGTATCTCAAACTCGGTATTATTCCTGAAGAGATTGATAAAGAAAAACTTAAAGAAGAACTCAAGGAAGATATAGAAGAACTACTTTTCCCAATTTATACCTACAGAATTGAGGAGATTAAAATATCAGAACTTATTGAATCAATCATGAAAGTAGCATTAAAGCACAGATTGAGATTTCTTCCTGAACTCTTATTGATTGACAAGGTTTTAATAATGCTTGAAGGATTGACAAGACAGCTTTGTCCAAAAATATCTATTATTGAATTACTGAAGCCCTATGCAAAAAAAATCATATCTAAGAGACTGCATCCAGAGTTTTATCTGAACAAAACTCTTAAAGGACTGAATGAATTTAAAGAGGCAGCTTTAAATATTCCTTTTCAATTGAAAACTCTTCTCAGGAAGGCAGTTAAAGATGAGATAACTGTTCGCATGTATCATGTTAATCTTCCTGAATTTATCAAAGATATTGATAAAGCAAGCAATAAAATTGCCTTTGCTCTTATTGTAAGTGCTATGATACTAAGTTCAGCAATAATGCATGCAACTGAGGTAAAACCTTTAATATATGGAATTTCTCTTTTTGGGCTTATTACAGGTGTTTTTGCATTTTTTCTTGGTTTGTGGTTGATCATATCAATAATCAGATCAGGGAAATTGTAA
- a CDS encoding lytic transglycosylase domain-containing protein, whose translation MFILLQIVVFLMFVTCNAFADRICVKIIDGERVYTNICENKISLKKSYKIKKFSSSNTVSAISRQELEKIVEERSRFYGVDPRLIKEMIREESGWNLYAVSPKGAMGVMQLMPGTAILMGVKDPFDPVQNIDGGIRYMKYLIEKFNGNFQLALAAYNAGPGLVETLGRIPNIAETKNYVRRISLRYSGSSSRYNIKRPIKAVVLSDGTVIYTNREDLYIWTTQ comes from the coding sequence ATGTTTATACTTTTGCAAATAGTGGTATTTTTAATGTTTGTAACCTGTAATGCCTTTGCTGATAGAATTTGTGTCAAGATAATTGATGGTGAAAGAGTCTATACAAATATATGTGAGAACAAAATATCTTTGAAAAAATCATACAAAATCAAAAAATTTTCTTCATCAAACACAGTTTCAGCAATATCAAGACAGGAGCTTGAAAAGATTGTTGAGGAAAGATCAAGATTTTACGGAGTAGACCCAAGATTAATAAAAGAGATGATAAGGGAGGAAAGCGGCTGGAATCTCTATGCAGTTTCACCAAAGGGTGCAATGGGAGTAATGCAGCTTATGCCAGGTACAGCAATTCTTATGGGTGTAAAAGATCCCTTTGATCCTGTGCAAAATATAGATGGTGGAATAAGATATATGAAATATCTTATTGAAAAATTTAATGGGAATTTTCAACTTGCCCTTGCTGCCTATAATGCTGGACCCGGTCTTGTTGAAACTCTTGGAAGAATTCCAAATATTGCAGAAACAAAGAACTATGTAAGAAGAATATCTTTAAGATATTCTGGAAGTTCTTCCCGGTATAACATTAAAAGACCAATTAAAGCTGTTGTGCTTTCTGATGGAACTGTTATATACACAAACAGGGAGGATCTTTACATATGGACAACACAATAA
- the nadA gene encoding quinolinate synthase NadA: protein MDNTIIEEIKRLKKQRNAIILAHNYQREEIQDIADFVGDSLELSRQAVQVQCDVIVFCGVHFMAETAAILNPDKTVLLPEIEAGCPMADTVDVKELKEWIKKYPSSPVISYVNTTAEVKALSYACCTSANAPQIVKVVPFDSIIFVPDKNLADWVKKQVPYKEIIAWNGFCPTHHMIKKEDVIRTKKVHPDALVVVHPECRPEVIELADHVASTSGMVRFAKASQAKEFIIGTEIGLLYRLKKENPGKNFYPLKSTMICPNMKFTTLESVLLALKENQYVIKVPEDIRIKAYEAVQRMFTLVS, encoded by the coding sequence ATGGACAACACAATAATAGAAGAAATAAAAAGACTAAAAAAACAGAGGAATGCCATAATTCTTGCCCATAATTATCAGCGGGAGGAGATACAGGATATTGCCGATTTTGTTGGAGATTCTCTTGAATTAAGCAGACAGGCAGTTCAGGTTCAATGTGATGTTATTGTTTTCTGCGGAGTTCATTTTATGGCTGAAACTGCTGCAATACTTAATCCTGATAAAACAGTTCTGCTTCCTGAAATTGAGGCTGGATGTCCTATGGCAGATACAGTAGATGTCAAAGAACTCAAAGAATGGATAAAAAAATATCCTTCATCACCTGTTATTTCTTATGTTAATACTACTGCTGAGGTCAAAGCATTAAGTTACGCATGCTGCACCTCTGCCAATGCTCCTCAGATTGTAAAAGTAGTTCCATTTGACTCAATTATCTTTGTTCCTGATAAAAACCTGGCAGACTGGGTAAAAAAACAGGTTCCATATAAGGAAATTATTGCATGGAATGGATTCTGTCCAACTCATCACATGATAAAAAAGGAAGATGTGATTCGTACTAAAAAAGTTCATCCAGATGCTCTGGTAGTTGTTCATCCTGAATGCCGTCCTGAAGTTATTGAACTTGCAGATCATGTTGCCTCTACCAGTGGAATGGTAAGGTTTGCAAAAGCCTCACAGGCTAAAGAATTTATAATTGGCACAGAAATTGGACTTCTTTACAGGCTAAAAAAAGAAAATCCTGGGAAGAATTTTTATCCTCTTAAAAGCACAATGATATGCCCAAATATGAAATTCACAACTCTTGAGAGCGTTCTTTTAGCACTAAAAGAAAATCAATATGTAATTAAAGTTCCTGAAGACATAAGAATAAAAGCCTATGAAGCAGTTCAGAGAATGTTCACTCTTGTGTCTTGA
- a CDS encoding SAM-dependent methyltransferase, with amino-acid sequence MLKKIIIEKIKKCGAISFEDFMEMALYFPELGYYTRADIKIGRQGDFFTASHLSSVFGFLLSKEVENVYQNLNCPQDFTVTEIGPGMGYLAKDILDEISIPLKYNLVEINPSLKDLQQQNLKQHSDKTQWVNSIEDLEPFTGVFICNEVFDALPVRCFEISESEEIMEVYVDFKDYELIEVLLPCRKNTLQYIEEFAPWVLKIKGYRSEVNLKMKSLIEILSKKLKKGFVLIIDYGYNCQEYYHPERKKGTLLCYYKHSITENPYINIGNQDITAHVNFTALEKWAKQAGFKVEGHLSQSKFFLSLCDEAVLREIYQKNLIQHFKRLVLPQGMGESHRVMILSKNLDSHFR; translated from the coding sequence ATGCTTAAGAAAATAATCATTGAAAAGATAAAAAAATGCGGTGCCATTTCCTTTGAAGATTTTATGGAAATGGCTCTTTATTTCCCGGAGCTTGGTTACTACACAAGAGCTGATATAAAAATTGGAAGGCAGGGAGATTTTTTTACAGCTTCTCATCTTAGTTCAGTATTTGGTTTTTTATTGAGTAAAGAGGTAGAAAATGTTTATCAAAATCTTAATTGTCCTCAGGATTTTACAGTGACTGAAATAGGTCCTGGAATGGGATATCTTGCAAAAGACATTCTTGATGAAATCTCAATTCCTCTCAAATACAATCTCGTAGAAATAAATCCATCGCTAAAAGATTTACAGCAGCAAAATCTTAAACAACACTCTGATAAAACTCAATGGGTAAACTCAATTGAAGATTTAGAACCGTTTACTGGAGTATTTATATGTAACGAAGTTTTTGATGCTTTACCTGTAAGATGTTTTGAGATATCTGAATCAGAAGAGATTATGGAGGTTTATGTAGATTTTAAAGATTATGAATTAATTGAAGTTCTTTTGCCCTGCAGGAAAAATACTTTGCAGTATATTGAAGAGTTTGCTCCATGGGTTTTGAAAATAAAAGGATATCGTTCAGAAGTAAATTTAAAAATGAAATCATTGATTGAGATTCTCAGTAAAAAATTAAAAAAGGGATTTGTTTTGATTATTGACTATGGCTATAATTGTCAAGAATACTATCATCCTGAAAGAAAAAAAGGAACTCTGCTTTGTTATTATAAGCATTCAATTACTGAAAATCCCTATATAAACATTGGTAACCAGGACATAACAGCCCATGTAAATTTTACAGCATTAGAAAAATGGGCAAAGCAGGCAGGATTTAAGGTTGAGGGACATCTCTCTCAAAGCAAATTTTTTCTTTCCCTTTGTGATGAAGCAGTTTTAAGGGAGATTTATCAAAAAAATTTAATACAACATTTTAAGAGGCTTGTGCTCCCCCAGGGAATGGGGGAGTCACATAGAGTGATGATTTTATCAAAAAATTTAGATTCCCATTTTCGTTAA
- a CDS encoding acyl-CoA dehydrogenase family protein — protein sequence MDYFLTEEQRMIKDLARQIAEEHVKPVRAELDETGEFPWEIMNTLAQADMFRVFIPQEYGGLGTGSLELCLVVEELSRVCLGVSTTYAANALGTYPILLFGTEEQKKKYLPDIADGKRLVAFALTEPNAGSDAGGIQTTATKDGDYYILNGRKQWITNGGEAEIYTVIALTDKAKGPRGASAFIVEKGTPGFSFGKKENKMGIRASATRELIFEDCRIPKENLLGKEGMGFIVAMKTLDQSRVGVGAQGVGVAQGAFEEAAKFAKQRIQFGQPVISFQAVQHMLADMAIQIEAARALVYSVARYIDSGAKDITKVSAMAKTFATDVAMKVTVDAVQVMGGSGYMKDYPVEKMMRDAKILQIYEGTNQIQRNVIGQAIIKELTKMGI from the coding sequence GTGGATTACTTTTTAACTGAAGAACAAAGAATGATAAAAGACCTGGCAAGGCAGATTGCAGAGGAGCATGTTAAACCTGTAAGAGCAGAACTTGATGAAACAGGTGAATTCCCATGGGAAATTATGAATACTCTTGCGCAGGCAGATATGTTCAGGGTATTTATTCCACAAGAATATGGTGGTCTTGGCACAGGAAGCCTTGAACTATGTCTTGTTGTCGAAGAGCTCTCAAGAGTCTGTCTCGGAGTTTCAACTACCTATGCTGCTAATGCTCTTGGAACTTATCCAATTCTTCTTTTTGGAACTGAAGAACAAAAGAAAAAATACTTACCAGACATAGCAGATGGCAAGCGCCTTGTTGCTTTTGCACTTACAGAACCAAATGCTGGAAGCGATGCAGGAGGAATTCAGACAACTGCTACAAAGGATGGAGATTACTACATTCTCAATGGCAGAAAACAATGGATAACAAATGGTGGAGAAGCAGAAATTTATACAGTCATTGCTTTAACTGATAAAGCTAAAGGTCCAAGAGGTGCATCAGCATTTATCGTTGAAAAAGGAACTCCTGGATTTAGTTTCGGCAAAAAAGAAAATAAAATGGGAATAAGAGCATCGGCAACAAGAGAGTTAATATTTGAAGATTGCAGAATTCCAAAGGAAAATCTTCTCGGAAAAGAAGGTATGGGATTTATTGTTGCCATGAAAACACTTGACCAGAGCCGTGTTGGAGTTGGAGCACAGGGAGTTGGAGTTGCTCAGGGTGCTTTTGAAGAAGCTGCAAAGTTTGCTAAGCAGAGAATACAATTCGGTCAGCCTGTTATAAGTTTTCAGGCAGTGCAACACATGCTTGCAGACATGGCAATTCAGATTGAAGCTGCAAGAGCCCTTGTTTATTCCGTTGCAAGATACATTGACAGTGGAGCAAAGGATATTACAAAGGTTTCTGCTATGGCAAAGACCTTTGCAACAGATGTGGCTATGAAAGTGACAGTTGATGCTGTTCAGGTTATGGGTGGCTCAGGATATATGAAGGATTATCCAGTTGAAAAGATGATGCGTGATGCAAAGATTCTTCAAATATATGAGGGAACAAATCAGATTCAGAGAAATGTTATAGGACAGGCAATTATAAAAGAGTTAACGAAAATGGGAATCTAA
- a CDS encoding metallopeptidase TldD-related protein: MPQQHILNEILNKLPHINADWEIYFLRKKIYSAEGKDLDVDKKKNAIKEFFSIRIIKDKKAGMSSCTTLDKIPEALQQATEIARISEPDEFLTLPEPQQIKKLRVFDEELITIKENLPQILIDMQKSAFFDRKIKKLRNAEINITIEEKGIINSKGLSVYEPFTAVTAHIIAIAEEHDSQMGWSYRTERFLKNIKFEEVACEAGKKALMLLNPKKIKSFKGFAVLEPFVASEFLELISHSLSAENYQIGRSLFTEKLGQMVINEKLNIIDNGLLPERFGSSPFDGEGVPTTEKFIVKNGVLVSLLHNTYTAQRAGTSSTGNAIRTDRGVSVGPTNLYIETVATSVEDLIKQVDRGIYILEVMGMHTANPVSGDFSVGISGIYIENGELKYPVKESVYSGNIQELFKNIKAAGNDLKFFGNIGSPTLLIEGADISG, from the coding sequence ATGCCTCAGCAACATATTTTGAATGAAATTTTAAATAAACTTCCTCACATTAATGCTGATTGGGAAATTTATTTTTTAAGAAAAAAGATTTATTCAGCGGAAGGCAAGGATTTAGATGTTGATAAAAAAAAGAATGCCATTAAGGAGTTTTTCTCAATAAGAATAATAAAAGATAAAAAAGCTGGAATGTCAAGTTGCACTACATTGGATAAAATTCCAGAGGCATTGCAGCAGGCAACTGAAATTGCCAGAATATCTGAACCAGACGAATTCTTAACTCTTCCAGAACCCCAACAAATAAAAAAACTACGAGTCTTTGACGAAGAATTAATAACCATAAAAGAAAACCTGCCTCAGATACTGATAGACATGCAAAAATCCGCTTTTTTTGATAGAAAAATTAAAAAACTCAGAAACGCAGAGATAAATATTACGATTGAGGAAAAGGGCATAATAAATTCAAAAGGACTCTCTGTTTATGAGCCTTTTACTGCTGTTACAGCACATATCATAGCCATTGCTGAGGAGCATGACTCACAGATGGGATGGTCTTACAGGACAGAAAGATTTTTAAAAAACATTAAGTTTGAAGAAGTTGCCTGTGAAGCAGGGAAAAAAGCTTTGATGCTTCTTAATCCAAAAAAAATTAAATCTTTTAAAGGGTTTGCAGTTTTAGAGCCCTTTGTTGCTTCTGAATTTCTTGAACTTATAAGTCATTCTCTCTCTGCAGAAAACTATCAAATTGGCAGGTCTTTATTCACAGAAAAACTCGGACAGATGGTTATAAATGAAAAATTGAACATTATTGACAATGGATTGCTTCCTGAAAGATTTGGTTCATCACCCTTTGATGGTGAAGGTGTTCCCACCACAGAAAAATTTATAGTGAAAAATGGTGTTTTAGTATCACTTTTGCACAATACATATACAGCCCAGCGTGCAGGAACATCATCTACAGGAAATGCTATAAGAACAGACAGAGGAGTATCAGTAGGACCAACGAACCTTTATATTGAAACAGTAGCAACCTCTGTAGAGGATTTAATAAAACAGGTTGACAGAGGAATCTACATTTTGGAGGTTATGGGCATGCATACAGCAAATCCTGTTAGTGGAGATTTTTCTGTTGGCATTTCTGGAATTTACATAGAAAATGGAGAATTAAAATATCCTGTAAAGGAGTCAGTATACTCCGGTAATATTCAGGAGCTTTTCAAGAATATTAAGGCAGCAGGAAATGATTTAAAATTCTTTGGAAATATCGGGTCTCCAACCCTTCTTATTGAGGGTGCAGATATATCAGGTTAA
- the queD gene encoding 6-carboxytetrahydropterin synthase QueD, which translates to MYKLKIITGFDAAHQLRGYKGKCENIHGHNWKVEVEVIAENLNEIGIAIDFKELKGITEEIISRLDHSFINQISPFTEINPSSENIARWIYISLRDKLSQVPVKLYSVTVWESDYASATYFE; encoded by the coding sequence ATGTACAAATTAAAGATCATTACAGGATTTGATGCTGCTCATCAGCTAAGAGGTTACAAAGGAAAATGTGAGAATATTCACGGACACAACTGGAAGGTTGAAGTAGAGGTAATTGCTGAAAATCTTAATGAAATCGGTATTGCTATTGATTTTAAAGAATTAAAAGGAATCACTGAAGAGATAATCTCCAGACTTGACCATTCCTTTATAAATCAGATTTCTCCATTTACTGAGATAAATCCCTCAAGTGAAAATATAGCAAGATGGATATACATATCTTTGAGGGATAAATTAAGCCAAGTTCCTGTGAAACTTTACAGTGTTACTGTATGGGAGTCCGATTATGCCTCAGCAACATATTTTGAATGA
- the hpt gene encoding hypoxanthine phosphoribosyltransferase, with protein sequence MFIGTPLITEEQIQKKVKELAYKISLDYANKDLVVIGILKGSFMFFSDLIRYIQTPLKVDFIIASSYIKDKSSGEVKIYYFPKEEIQGKDILLVDDIIDTGFSLKTIREKILSMNPSSLKICVFLDKTERRIVDVPVDYIGFKIPNKFVVGYGLDYQEMFRNLPYITVFKKEIK encoded by the coding sequence ATGTTTATAGGAACACCGCTTATTACAGAAGAGCAGATTCAAAAAAAAGTTAAAGAACTCGCATATAAAATTTCCTTAGACTATGCCAATAAAGACTTAGTTGTAATAGGTATTTTAAAAGGTTCATTCATGTTTTTTTCAGATCTAATACGATATATTCAAACACCTCTAAAGGTGGATTTCATTATTGCATCCAGTTATATAAAAGATAAATCATCTGGTGAAGTAAAAATCTATTATTTTCCAAAAGAAGAGATTCAGGGGAAAGATATACTTCTCGTTGATGATATTATTGATACAGGATTTTCTTTAAAAACCATAAGAGAAAAAATTCTTTCAATGAATCCATCTTCCTTAAAAATATGCGTTTTCTTAGATAAAACAGAAAGAAGAATTGTTGATGTTCCTGTGGACTACATTGGCTTTAAAATTCCTAATAAATTTGTTGTTGGTTACGGGCTTGATTATCAGGAGATGTTCAGAAATCTTCCTTATATAACAGTATTTAAGAAAGAAATCAAATAA
- a CDS encoding DUF996 domain-containing protein: MAQVGNEKILGGLGSIFIILGFIPWIGWLLGIAGIVLLFIAINKLAQIFSDKNIFNKFLTGFLISTAGILLAFIFGMFSMIPLMMGNFYHGMNHIPTGGLIFFFLIFYALNITGMYFYRQCFNLLHQYTQINLFSLAGIFMFWGAVGIILFGLGAIAIFVGWILLAIAFFSLPEHYEGKNTV, encoded by the coding sequence ATGGCACAGGTAGGTAATGAAAAAATTTTAGGAGGGCTCGGGTCTATTTTTATTATTTTGGGTTTTATACCCTGGATAGGCTGGTTATTAGGTATAGCGGGGATTGTTTTGTTGTTTATTGCCATCAATAAACTGGCTCAGATTTTTTCAGATAAGAATATCTTTAATAAGTTTTTAACTGGGTTCTTGATTAGCACAGCAGGAATACTCCTTGCATTTATCTTTGGAATGTTTTCAATGATACCTTTAATGATGGGCAATTTTTATCACGGCATGAACCATATTCCTACAGGTGGATTAATTTTTTTCTTCCTTATTTTTTATGCTTTAAATATTACTGGAATGTATTTTTATCGCCAATGTTTTAATCTTTTACATCAGTACACTCAGATAAATCTTTTCAGTCTCGCAGGCATTTTCATGTTCTGGGGTGCTGTTGGAATTATACTTTTTGGTTTAGGTGCTATTGCGATCTTTGTAGGATGGATACTGCTTGCAATAGCTTTTTTCAGTCTTCCAGAGCATTATGAAGGAAAAAATACTGTATAA
- a CDS encoding electron transfer flavoprotein subunit beta/FixA family protein: protein MRIIVCIKQVPDVTEVKIDPKTNTLIREGVPSIMNPYDLHAVEAALQIKEVTSGKVTAVTMGPLQAEEVLREAISMGVDDAVLLTDRRFAGADTWATAYTLSKAAKKIGFDLIICGKQAIDGDTAQVGPEMAEFLEIPHVAYVRKIEKIDSQEMIVERLMDDCYEKIWICLPALITVVKELNNPRPPSIRGKMMAKKAVIPRWNADDIEAEQDRIGLKGSPTMVKNIFAPPPRGERRILEGTPDEQVNILLKELRRLGCL from the coding sequence ATGAGAATTATTGTCTGCATTAAGCAGGTTCCAGATGTTACAGAAGTAAAAATTGATCCAAAAACAAACACTCTTATAAGAGAGGGCGTTCCAAGCATCATGAATCCCTATGATTTGCATGCTGTTGAAGCTGCACTGCAGATTAAAGAGGTTACATCTGGAAAAGTTACAGCTGTTACGATGGGACCACTTCAAGCTGAAGAGGTGCTTAGAGAAGCAATATCAATGGGTGTTGATGATGCAGTTTTACTTACAGACAGACGCTTTGCAGGAGCAGATACATGGGCAACTGCTTATACCCTTTCTAAGGCAGCAAAAAAAATCGGTTTTGATTTGATAATCTGTGGAAAACAGGCAATTGATGGTGATACTGCTCAGGTTGGACCAGAAATGGCAGAGTTTCTTGAGATTCCCCATGTTGCATATGTAAGGAAAATTGAAAAAATTGACTCTCAAGAAATGATTGTTGAAAGACTTATGGATGATTGTTATGAAAAAATATGGATTTGCTTGCCTGCATTGATTACAGTGGTAAAAGAATTAAACAATCCCCGTCCACCTTCAATAAGGGGCAAAATGATGGCTAAAAAAGCAGTAATTCCAAGATGGAATGCTGATGACATTGAAGCAGAACAAGACAGAATTGGACTTAAAGGTTCTCCAACAATGGTTAAAAACATATTTGCACCTCCACCAAGAGGTGAAAGAAGAATTCTTGAAGGCACACCTGACGAACAGGTTAACATACTTCTTAAAGAACTGAGGAGGTTGGGATGCTTATAA
- a CDS encoding electron transfer flavoprotein subunit alpha translates to MLIRIDIDKCTGCGTCVNVCPFGAIELRNFKAFITEACTLCGACIDSCPESAIIDERQREEIKQEDFKGIWIFAEQSQGRIASVAYELLGIGRKLADELQTELSAVVFGQSKEIEELIKWGADKVYYIDDSEYSNLDDELYAKTLVKLINQHKPEILLAGATAIGRSFIPRVAARLRVGLTADCTGLEIDKETGNLLQIRPAFGGNIMATIVSPTSRPQIATVRPRVMKRGEYNPDKKGEIIKVEALEPTGRVKILERVKDTSLCKVNLQDAKVIVSGGRGIGGPEGFKMLWELANLLGGTVGASRAAVDEGWIPYAHQVGQTGKTVCPKLYIACGISGAVQHLVGMQSSDIIVAINKDPNAPIFNVATYGIVGDVKEIVPLMIRKLKEGVSE, encoded by the coding sequence ATGCTTATAAGAATTGATATAGATAAATGCACAGGCTGTGGAACCTGTGTAAATGTATGTCCCTTTGGAGCAATTGAATTGAGAAATTTTAAAGCATTTATAACAGAAGCATGCACTCTTTGTGGTGCCTGTATAGATTCATGTCCAGAATCTGCAATAATTGATGAAAGACAAAGAGAAGAAATAAAACAGGAAGATTTTAAAGGGATATGGATATTTGCAGAGCAATCACAGGGCAGAATTGCCTCTGTAGCATATGAATTGCTTGGAATCGGAAGAAAACTTGCAGATGAACTCCAAACAGAGCTTTCTGCAGTCGTATTTGGACAGTCCAAAGAAATAGAAGAACTTATTAAATGGGGGGCTGATAAAGTTTACTATATCGATGATTCTGAGTACTCTAATCTGGATGATGAATTATACGCCAAAACTCTTGTAAAATTAATAAATCAGCATAAACCTGAAATACTTCTTGCAGGAGCAACAGCCATAGGTCGCTCTTTTATTCCAAGAGTTGCAGCAAGACTGAGGGTCGGACTTACAGCAGACTGCACAGGTCTTGAAATTGACAAAGAAACAGGAAATCTTCTTCAGATTCGTCCTGCATTTGGTGGAAATATAATGGCAACAATTGTTTCTCCAACAAGCAGACCTCAGATTGCTACTGTAAGACCTCGAGTAATGAAAAGAGGTGAATACAATCCAGACAAAAAAGGTGAAATAATAAAAGTTGAAGCTCTTGAGCCAACAGGCAGGGTTAAAATTCTTGAAAGAGTTAAAGATACATCTTTGTGCAAGGTAAATCTTCAGGATGCAAAGGTTATTGTTTCAGGTGGCAGAGGAATTGGTGGACCTGAAGGCTTTAAAATGCTCTGGGAGCTTGCAAATCTTCTTGGTGGAACAGTTGGAGCTTCCCGTGCAGCAGTTGATGAAGGCTGGATTCCCTATGCTCATCAGGTTGGACAAACTGGAAAAACAGTCTGTCCAAAGCTTTATATAGCCTGTGGGATCTCTGGAGCTGTTCAACATCTTGTAGGAATGCAATCCAGCGATATAATTGTTGCAATAAACAAAGACCCCAATGCACCAATATTTAATGTGGCAACCTATGGAATTGTTGGTGATGTAAAAGAGATAGTGCC